In uncultured Bacteroides sp., the following proteins share a genomic window:
- a CDS encoding DUF5683 domain-containing protein gives MIVKISKYHLSIILLFCILQLTIGIDAHAQEAAAKRKRISNRKVEQNDSLASDSLTHLRADSLLKVNQKNLKQLTSKTETQKQINAVQDSIQKRSPVKQWIPDSGKATWLALVFPGGGQIYNRKYWKLPIIYGGFAGCAYALTWNNKMYKDYSQAYMDIMDDDPTSNSFLELLPPNSNYTESQLQTILKKRKDTYRRYRDMSIFAFVGVYIISVIDAYVDAELSNFDITPDLSMHLEPTIINDRHKTGNSVGIQCSLRF, from the coding sequence ATGATCGTAAAAATAAGCAAATACCATCTCAGCATCATCTTATTGTTCTGTATACTCCAATTAACGATAGGAATTGATGCGCATGCTCAAGAAGCGGCCGCAAAGCGTAAACGCATAAGCAACAGAAAGGTTGAGCAAAATGACTCACTGGCTAGTGACAGTCTAACTCATCTTCGTGCCGATAGCCTGCTGAAAGTAAATCAAAAGAATTTAAAACAGTTAACTTCAAAAACTGAAACCCAAAAGCAAATCAACGCTGTGCAGGATAGTATACAAAAACGTTCACCTGTAAAACAGTGGATACCTGATTCAGGTAAAGCCACATGGTTGGCTCTTGTCTTTCCGGGAGGAGGGCAAATATACAATCGAAAATATTGGAAGCTCCCTATTATTTATGGTGGCTTTGCAGGATGTGCCTACGCTTTAACCTGGAATAATAAGATGTATAAAGACTACTCGCAAGCCTATATGGATATTATGGATGACGACCCGACTTCAAATAGCTTTCTGGAATTGTTGCCACCCAACTCCAACTATACAGAAAGCCAGCTGCAAACAATACTTAAAAAGCGCAAAGATACATACCGCCGTTACCGCGATATGAGTATATTTGCATTTGTTGGTGTATATATCATTTCAGTGATCGATGCTTATGTAGATGCCGAACTTTCAAACTTCGACATTACTCCAGATCTAAGTATGCACCTAGAACCTACTATTATTAATGACCGACACAAAACCGGTAATTCCGTAGGCATACAATGCAGCCTTCGGTTTTAA
- a CDS encoding ParB/RepB/Spo0J family partition protein — MMPQRRNALGRGLDALLSMDEVKTEGSSSINEIELSKISVNPNQPRREFDETALQELGDSISEIGIIQPITLRKISEEEYQIIAGERRYRASLKAGLETIPAYIRTADDENVMEMALIENIQREDLNSVEIALAYQHLLEQYNLTQERLSERVGKKRTTIANYLRLLKLPASIQMALQNKQIDMGHARALITLAEPKLQVKVFEEILEHGYSVRKVEEIVKALSEGEVIKSGNKKITPKRSKLPEEFNMLKKHLSNFFSTKVQLTCSEKGKGKISIPFNNEEELERIIEMFDTLKNK; from the coding sequence ATTATGCCACAAAGAAGAAATGCATTAGGAAGAGGGCTCGACGCCTTGCTCTCTATGGATGAAGTAAAAACCGAAGGCTCATCTTCTATCAACGAGATAGAGTTATCCAAAATTTCTGTCAATCCCAATCAACCACGTCGTGAGTTTGACGAAACAGCTCTTCAAGAGTTAGGCGATTCCATTTCGGAAATAGGAATTATCCAACCTATCACATTGCGCAAGATTTCAGAAGAAGAATATCAGATTATTGCCGGCGAGCGACGTTATCGAGCTTCGCTTAAAGCAGGTTTAGAAACAATCCCCGCTTATATACGCACAGCCGACGATGAGAATGTAATGGAAATGGCTCTGATAGAAAATATTCAGCGTGAAGACTTAAATTCTGTAGAAATAGCCCTAGCCTATCAGCACTTGTTAGAGCAGTACAACTTAACTCAAGAAAGATTAAGCGAACGTGTTGGTAAAAAGCGTACTACCATAGCCAATTACCTCCGCTTGCTAAAACTTCCGGCTTCCATACAAATGGCACTTCAGAATAAGCAAATAGACATGGGACACGCTAGAGCATTAATAACACTTGCCGAGCCTAAACTTCAGGTTAAAGTTTTCGAAGAAATACTAGAACATGGATATTCTGTTCGTAAAGTAGAAGAAATTGTAAAAGCGCTCAGTGAAGGAGAAGTTATTAAAAGCGGAAACAAAAAAATAACCCCAAAACGAAGCAAATTACCCGAGGAATTTAATATGCTTAAGAAACACTTATCTAATTTCTTCAGCACCAAGGTACAACTAACCTGCTCTGAAAAAGGAAAAGGAAAAATAAGCATTCCATTCAACAACGAAGAAGAATTAGAGCGTATTATAGAAATGTTTGATACGCTAAAGAATAAATGA
- a CDS encoding AAA family ATPase, giving the protein MGKIIALANQKGGVGKTTTTINLAASLATMEKRVLVVDADPQANASSGLGVDIKQSECTIYECIIDRADVKRAIHDTEIDSLKVISSHINLVGAEIEMLNIKNRERILKEVLTPLKKEYDYILIDCSPSLGLITVNALTAADSVMIPVQAEYFALEGISKLLNTIKIIKSKLNPSLEIEGFLLTMYDSRLRQANQIYDEVKRHFQELVFNTVIQRNVKLSEAPSYGVPTILYDADSTGAKNHLALAKELIKRNNK; this is encoded by the coding sequence ATGGGAAAAATAATTGCTTTAGCCAATCAAAAAGGTGGTGTAGGTAAAACAACAACTACCATTAACCTTGCAGCCTCGCTTGCAACTATGGAAAAAAGAGTATTGGTTGTCGACGCCGACCCACAGGCAAATGCCTCTTCCGGTTTAGGAGTAGACATTAAGCAGTCGGAATGCACTATATATGAGTGCATTATAGACAGAGCCGATGTAAAAAGAGCTATTCACGACACCGAAATTGACTCACTTAAAGTTATCTCTTCGCATATCAACCTCGTGGGAGCTGAAATAGAAATGCTTAATATAAAAAATCGCGAAAGAATCCTCAAAGAAGTACTCACTCCACTGAAAAAAGAATATGATTATATTCTGATAGATTGTTCACCTTCATTAGGACTAATCACAGTCAATGCTCTGACTGCTGCAGATTCCGTAATGATTCCCGTGCAAGCCGAATATTTCGCGTTGGAGGGTATTAGTAAACTCTTGAACACAATCAAAATAATTAAATCAAAGCTAAACCCTTCTTTGGAAATTGAAGGATTCTTGCTAACAATGTACGATTCACGGTTACGCCAAGCGAACCAGATATACGACGAAGTAAAACGTCATTTTCAGGAATTAGTTTTTAACACAGTTATCCAACGTAACGTAAAACTAAGCGAAGCCCCTAGTTATGGAGTTCCCACAATTCTTTATGATGCAGATTCTACCGGAGCAAAGAACCACTTAGCCTTAGCTAAAGAACTCATCAAAAGAAATAATAAATAA
- the surE gene encoding 5'/3'-nucleotidase SurE, translated as MENKRPLILVSNDDGVSAKGISEFIKFLRPLGDIVVMAPDSPRSGSGCAITVPVPVHYQLVRQEVGLTIYKCSGTPADCVKLALHTILDCTPDLVVAGINHGDNSGTSVHYSGTMGVAIEGCLKGIPSVGFSLCDHGANANFEPLKDFVRKIVTDVLREGLPPLVCLNVNFPNIPNFKGAKICEQAKGLWKKEWEPCPRLNDQNYFWLTGEFVNMDEENEQNDGWALANGYVAVTPILVDMTAYHYMDHLKQLLRV; from the coding sequence ATGGAAAATAAAAGACCGCTGATATTGGTTTCTAATGATGATGGTGTATCAGCTAAAGGTATTAGTGAGTTTATTAAATTTTTGAGGCCTTTGGGCGATATTGTTGTGATGGCTCCTGATTCGCCCCGCTCTGGCAGTGGATGTGCTATAACTGTTCCTGTTCCTGTTCATTATCAGTTAGTTCGTCAAGAGGTCGGGTTAACCATCTACAAATGTTCCGGCACTCCGGCTGATTGTGTGAAGCTTGCTCTTCATACGATTTTGGATTGTACCCCTGATTTAGTGGTCGCTGGTATTAATCATGGAGACAACTCGGGTACAAGTGTGCATTATTCGGGCACGATGGGAGTGGCTATTGAGGGATGTTTAAAGGGAATTCCTTCCGTTGGTTTCTCGCTTTGTGATCATGGTGCTAACGCTAATTTTGAACCGTTGAAGGATTTTGTGCGGAAGATTGTTACTGATGTGCTTAGAGAAGGGCTACCTCCTTTAGTTTGTTTGAACGTAAATTTCCCGAATATTCCTAACTTTAAGGGTGCTAAAATTTGTGAGCAAGCTAAAGGGCTTTGGAAGAAAGAGTGGGAGCCTTGCCCTCGTTTGAATGACCAGAATTATTTTTGGCTGACCGGTGAATTTGTGAATATGGATGAGGAGAATGAACAAAATGATGGATGGGCTCTTGCAAATGGTTATGTTGCGGTAACTCCTATATTGGTTGACATGACGGCGTATCATTATATGGATCATTTGAAACAGTTACTTCGTGTTTGA
- the lpxB gene encoding lipid-A-disaccharide synthase produces the protein MKYYLIVGEASGDLHASHLMDALQREDPEAQFRFFGGEKMAEVGGELVRHYKDLAYMGFVPVLLHLRTIFANMKFCKRDIMNWQPDVLLLVDYPGFNLNIAKYIHSKTNIPVYYYISPKIWAWKEYRIKNIKRDVDKLFSILPFEVDFYRHHNYPIHYVGNPTVDEVYRFRTTYKDALAQFTECNELDNKKIIALLAGSRKQEIKDNLPDMIRAASSFPDYQLVLAAAPGIDPEYYNSFLGETSLKVVYGQTYQLLYHAKAALVTSGTATLETALFLTPQVVCYHTPLGKIISFLKKHFLNVKFISLVNLIANKEVVKELVADTMTVENITYELGRLLNAKDVRSRMLFDYEEVLTALGAVGAPARAAELIVRYLRK, from the coding sequence ATGAAATATTATCTGATTGTAGGTGAAGCGTCGGGAGATCTGCATGCTTCTCATTTGATGGATGCTTTGCAGCGCGAAGATCCTGAAGCTCAATTTCGTTTTTTTGGAGGAGAGAAAATGGCTGAAGTCGGAGGAGAATTAGTTCGGCATTATAAAGATTTAGCCTATATGGGTTTTGTTCCGGTGCTATTGCATTTACGCACAATTTTTGCCAATATGAAGTTTTGCAAAAGAGATATTATGAATTGGCAACCGGATGTTTTGCTGCTTGTTGACTACCCCGGCTTTAATCTGAATATAGCTAAGTATATACACAGCAAAACAAATATTCCTGTTTACTATTATATTTCTCCTAAAATTTGGGCATGGAAAGAGTATCGGATAAAGAATATTAAACGCGATGTGGATAAGTTGTTTTCTATTCTGCCTTTCGAAGTTGATTTTTATCGACATCATAATTATCCGATACATTATGTAGGAAATCCTACCGTTGATGAAGTGTATCGTTTTCGAACTACTTATAAGGATGCTTTGGCTCAATTTACCGAATGTAATGAATTGGATAATAAAAAAATTATTGCTCTGTTGGCGGGTAGTAGAAAACAGGAAATCAAAGATAATCTGCCAGACATGATACGGGCGGCTTCTTCTTTTCCTGATTACCAACTTGTTCTAGCTGCTGCGCCTGGTATAGACCCTGAATATTATAACAGCTTCCTTGGCGAAACTTCTCTGAAGGTGGTTTACGGACAGACGTATCAGTTGTTGTATCATGCAAAGGCGGCTTTGGTCACTTCGGGTACAGCTACGCTTGAAACAGCTTTGTTTCTAACTCCTCAGGTCGTTTGTTATCATACTCCTTTGGGAAAAATTATTTCTTTTCTTAAGAAGCATTTTCTAAATGTGAAATTTATCTCTTTAGTGAATTTAATAGCGAATAAGGAAGTGGTAAAAGAGCTTGTGGCGGATACTATGACTGTGGAAAACATTACTTATGAGTTAGGCCGTCTTCTAAATGCAAAGGATGTAAGAAGTAGAATGTTGTTTGATTATGAGGAAGTTTTGACTGCGTTGGGAGCTGTTGGTGCCCCTGCACGTGCTGCGGAGCTCATTGTTCGGTATTTGCGGAAATAG
- the purB gene encoding adenylosuccinate lyase, which translates to MELDSLMAISPIDGRYRGKAEALAAFFSEFALIKYRVRVEVEYFIALCELPLPQLKEVNSAVFESLRDIYRNFSEENASRIKQIESVTNHDVKAVEYFLKEEFDRLGGLAEYKEFIHFGLTSQDINNTSVPLSVKDALEQIYFPFVEELIAQLKTYANEWTNVPMLAKTHGQPASPTRLGKEIMVFAYRMERQLTVLKACPLTAKFGGATGNYNAHHVAYPGYDWKIFGDHFVSSKLGLEREEYTTQISNYDSLSAIFDAMKRLNTIMIDMNRDFWQYISMEYFKQKIKEGEIGSSAMPHKVNPIDFENAEGNLGIANAILEHLAAKLPVSRLQRDLTDSTVLRNVGVPFAHVLIAIQSSLKGLRKLLLNESVIYRDLDNCWSVVAEAIQTVLRREAYPHPYEALKALTRTNQSITENSIKEFIENLDVNETIKKELRNITPHTYTGV; encoded by the coding sequence ATGGAACTTGATTCACTTATGGCTATCTCTCCCATTGATGGTCGCTATAGAGGCAAAGCTGAGGCTTTAGCTGCTTTTTTTTCAGAATTTGCGCTAATTAAATACCGAGTGCGTGTAGAAGTAGAGTATTTTATAGCTCTTTGTGAATTACCTCTTCCTCAACTCAAAGAGGTGAATTCTGCGGTTTTTGAATCTCTAAGAGACATTTACCGCAATTTTTCGGAAGAAAACGCCTCGAGAATTAAACAAATAGAAAGCGTAACCAATCATGATGTAAAAGCCGTTGAGTATTTTTTGAAAGAAGAATTTGATCGTTTGGGAGGGCTTGCAGAGTATAAAGAATTTATTCATTTTGGACTTACTTCCCAAGATATAAATAATACTTCTGTTCCATTGTCTGTCAAAGACGCTTTGGAACAAATCTACTTCCCATTTGTTGAAGAATTAATAGCTCAACTGAAGACATATGCTAATGAATGGACTAACGTTCCAATGTTGGCAAAAACTCATGGACAACCTGCCTCTCCAACTCGTTTAGGAAAAGAGATTATGGTTTTTGCATATCGCATGGAACGCCAGCTAACAGTTTTGAAAGCTTGTCCACTTACAGCAAAGTTTGGGGGAGCGACGGGAAACTATAATGCGCATCATGTAGCGTACCCTGGGTATGATTGGAAAATTTTTGGCGACCATTTTGTTTCGTCAAAATTGGGTTTGGAGCGAGAGGAATATACTACGCAAATATCCAATTATGATAGTCTGTCAGCCATTTTTGATGCGATGAAGCGGTTGAATACAATAATGATTGATATGAATCGGGATTTTTGGCAATATATCTCGATGGAATATTTTAAACAAAAAATAAAGGAGGGTGAAATTGGATCAAGTGCGATGCCTCATAAGGTAAATCCAATTGATTTTGAAAATGCTGAAGGAAATTTGGGAATAGCAAATGCGATATTAGAACATTTGGCTGCAAAATTACCTGTGTCACGTTTGCAACGTGATTTGACCGACTCTACTGTTTTGCGTAATGTTGGGGTACCGTTTGCACATGTTTTGATAGCTATTCAAAGCTCTTTAAAGGGGCTACGGAAACTATTGCTCAATGAATCGGTTATTTATCGTGATTTGGATAATTGTTGGAGTGTAGTAGCTGAGGCGATTCAAACAGTACTTCGTCGTGAAGCTTATCCTCATCCTTATGAAGCGTTAAAAGCATTAACACGTACAAATCAATCGATTACAGAAAATTCTATTAAGGAATTTATTGAAAATTTAGATGTGAATGAAACAATAAAGAAAGAGTTGAGGAATATCACTCCGCATACTTATACGGGTGTATAA
- a CDS encoding pseudouridine synthase, translating into MNTENENWRENLNEDKRDAGRDGERNFNRENRRIITRPSFNKQGNYDREGQQRRPYNRPEHSDNNGYQDSRNFNREGSSRPYRPSFNRDNRDSTDRPYRPSFNRDNRDNSDRPYRPRINRSGGNDRPERSYNREDRPWRPNNNEERKPWQGNRSNSNYGNSNSSYGRGEGYNSRPSRPRFNSDGNRGQGGFSRPIRRRTDDYDANAKYSRKKQIEYKEQFIDPNEPIRLNKYLANAGVCSRREADEFITAGVVSVNGEVVTELGTKVKRSDIVKFHEESVSIERKVYVLLNKPKDCVTTSDDPQSRLTVLDLVKGACDERIYPVGRLDRNTTGVLLLTNDGDLASKLTHPKFLKKKIYHVYADKNVTKHDMDQIAAGIELEDGEIKADAINYSDEVKRNQVGIEIHSGKNRIVRRIFESLGYKVTKLDRVYFAGLTKKGLRRGEWRYLSEQEVNFLRMGSFE; encoded by the coding sequence ATGAACACAGAAAATGAAAATTGGCGTGAAAATCTAAACGAGGACAAGAGAGACGCCGGCCGTGATGGTGAGAGAAATTTTAATAGAGAAAATCGCCGAATAATAACGAGACCTTCTTTCAATAAACAAGGGAATTATGATCGTGAAGGGCAACAAAGACGCCCATATAATCGTCCGGAACATTCCGATAATAATGGTTATCAAGATTCTCGTAACTTTAACAGAGAGGGATCGTCTCGTCCTTATAGACCGTCCTTCAATAGAGATAATAGGGATAGTACTGATCGTCCTTACCGTCCTTCTTTTAATAGGGATAACAGAGATAATTCTGATCGCCCTTATCGTCCTAGAATTAATCGCTCAGGAGGAAATGACCGTCCGGAACGTTCTTATAATAGAGAAGATCGCCCTTGGCGTCCTAACAATAATGAGGAGCGTAAACCTTGGCAAGGTAATCGTTCTAACTCGAATTATGGAAATAGTAATTCATCGTACGGGAGGGGAGAAGGTTATAACAGTCGCCCGTCTCGCCCTAGATTTAACTCTGATGGGAACAGAGGTCAAGGTGGCTTCTCGCGTCCGATACGTCGCCGTACTGATGACTATGATGCTAATGCTAAATATAGTAGGAAAAAACAGATAGAATACAAGGAACAGTTTATTGATCCTAATGAACCAATACGTCTGAATAAATATTTGGCTAATGCAGGGGTGTGCTCTCGTCGTGAAGCTGATGAATTTATCACTGCAGGAGTGGTTTCTGTTAATGGAGAAGTTGTAACGGAATTGGGTACGAAGGTTAAACGTTCTGATATCGTGAAGTTTCATGAGGAATCGGTTTCTATAGAGCGTAAGGTTTATGTGTTATTGAATAAACCCAAAGACTGTGTAACTACTTCTGATGATCCTCAATCTCGCTTGACGGTGTTGGATTTAGTAAAAGGCGCTTGTGATGAACGTATCTATCCTGTTGGTCGACTGGATCGTAATACTACGGGGGTATTATTACTTACTAATGATGGTGATTTGGCCTCAAAATTGACGCATCCTAAGTTCTTAAAGAAAAAAATATATCATGTATATGCTGATAAAAATGTGACTAAGCATGATATGGATCAGATAGCAGCAGGTATTGAGCTGGAGGATGGAGAGATAAAGGCTGATGCGATCAACTACTCTGATGAGGTGAAGCGTAATCAGGTTGGTATTGAAATCCATTCGGGTAAGAACCGTATTGTACGTCGTATCTTTGAGTCGTTGGGCTATAAGGTGACAAAGCTTGATCGTGTTTATTTTGCGGGATTGACAAAGAAAGGTCTTCGCAGAGGAGAATGGCGTTATCTTTCTGAACAAGAGGTTAATTTCCTTAGAATGGGATCTTTTGAATAA
- the asnS gene encoding asparagine--tRNA ligase produces MEKIGRTKVVDLLKRDDFGVMVNVKGWVRTRRGSKQINFIALNDGSTINNVQIVADLTKFDEEMLKLITTGACLSVNGMLAESVGSGQKVEVIAQDIEVLGACDNTYPLQKKGHSLEFLREVAHLRPRTNTFGAVFRIRHNMAIAIHTFFHQRGFFYFHTPIITASDCEGAGQMFQVTTMNLYDLKKTEDGAIDYDNDFFGKQASLTVSGQLEGELAAMSLGSIYTFGPTFRAENSNTPRHLAEFWMIEPEVAFNEIGENMDLAEDFIKFCVQWALDHCMDDIKFLNDMFDKELIERLKFVVSHDFVRLAYTEGVKILEEAVAKGHKFEFPIFWGADLASEHERYLVEEHFNSPVILTDYPKEIKSFYMKQNEDGKTVRAMDVLFPKIGEIIGGSQREENYDKLCQRADKMGVPSKDIWWYLDTRRFGTAPHSGFGLGFERLLLFVTGMTNIRDVIPFPRTPRNADF; encoded by the coding sequence ATGGAAAAAATAGGTAGAACAAAAGTTGTTGACTTGCTAAAGCGGGATGACTTTGGTGTTATGGTTAATGTAAAAGGATGGGTACGTACTCGCAGAGGTAGCAAACAGATTAATTTTATTGCATTAAATGATGGTTCTACAATAAACAATGTACAGATAGTTGCTGATTTAACTAAGTTTGATGAAGAGATGCTGAAGTTAATTACTACTGGTGCATGTCTTAGCGTTAATGGTATGCTTGCTGAATCGGTAGGATCTGGACAGAAAGTAGAAGTCATAGCTCAGGATATTGAGGTATTGGGCGCTTGTGATAATACATATCCGTTGCAAAAGAAAGGTCATTCACTTGAATTTTTAAGAGAAGTGGCTCATCTTCGTCCTCGAACGAATACTTTTGGTGCCGTCTTTCGTATTCGCCATAATATGGCTATTGCTATTCATACTTTTTTTCATCAACGTGGTTTCTTCTATTTTCATACTCCTATCATTACGGCTTCTGATTGTGAAGGAGCTGGGCAGATGTTTCAAGTGACTACAATGAATTTGTACGATCTCAAAAAAACTGAGGATGGAGCTATTGATTATGATAACGATTTTTTTGGAAAGCAAGCTAGTCTTACGGTTTCGGGACAGCTCGAAGGGGAGCTTGCAGCAATGTCTTTAGGTTCTATCTATACTTTTGGTCCAACTTTCCGTGCGGAAAATTCTAATACTCCTAGGCATTTAGCAGAATTCTGGATGATTGAACCGGAAGTTGCGTTTAATGAGATAGGGGAGAATATGGATCTAGCTGAAGATTTTATTAAATTTTGTGTGCAGTGGGCTTTGGATCATTGTATGGATGATATTAAATTCCTGAATGATATGTTTGATAAAGAATTGATTGAGCGTTTGAAGTTTGTTGTTTCTCATGACTTTGTTCGTTTGGCATATACAGAAGGAGTTAAAATACTTGAAGAAGCTGTTGCTAAAGGCCATAAATTTGAGTTCCCTATTTTCTGGGGAGCTGATTTAGCTTCCGAACATGAACGTTATTTGGTTGAGGAACATTTCAATTCTCCGGTTATTCTTACAGATTATCCTAAAGAGATAAAATCATTCTATATGAAGCAGAATGAAGATGGAAAAACTGTTCGTGCTATGGATGTACTTTTTCCGAAAATTGGAGAAATTATTGGGGGATCTCAACGTGAAGAGAATTATGATAAGTTGTGTCAACGAGCTGATAAAATGGGGGTTCCTTCAAAAGATATTTGGTGGTATTTGGATACTCGTCGTTTTGGTACTGCGCCTCATTCGGGCTTTGGACTAGGATTTGAACGTTTATTGCTATTTGTTACGGGTATGACTAATATCCGTGATGTAATTCCTTTCCCTCGTACACCTCGTAATGCTGATTTTTAA
- the folB gene encoding dihydroneopterin aldolase, whose product MKTSTTIFLENLVFYAYHGVLPQERTVGNTFIINLSVKGDFLKAIETDQIEDSISYADIYEVVKQEMNIPSKLLEHACGRIVKALFREFPSIEEIRLKLSKNNPPMGADIDSAGIEMLSLRE is encoded by the coding sequence ATGAAAACCAGTACTACTATTTTCCTCGAAAATCTTGTATTCTATGCCTATCATGGAGTTTTGCCACAAGAGAGAACAGTGGGCAATACATTTATCATAAACCTTAGCGTGAAAGGTGACTTTTTGAAAGCTATAGAGACAGACCAGATAGAAGATAGTATAAGCTACGCAGACATATATGAAGTTGTTAAACAAGAAATGAATATTCCTTCGAAACTCCTCGAACATGCTTGCGGTCGTATCGTAAAGGCTCTATTTCGAGAATTCCCTAGCATTGAAGAGATTAGATTAAAGTTATCTAAAAACAATCCTCCGATGGGAGCTGATATAGATTCCGCAGGCATTGAAATGTTATCACTAAGAGAGTAA